In the genome of Pseudanabaena mucicola str. Chao 1806, the window CAGGTAATTTACCCAGAGATCATCGGTTTTGGAATGCTGGCAAGGATTTAAGAATTGTTTTGCTAGGCGAAAATACATCTGCTGAAGCATGGCTATACGAAAAGGCTCAAGTCTTTCGCTTTCCTATTCAAGATCAGCAAATTGATTTAAAACAAGTTTTAGCTATGCTCTATACCAAACTGAGCATTAAAAGACTGCTAGTCGAAGGGGGTGCTACTTTAAATTATGCGCTGATTTCCCAAGGCTTTGCCGATGAATTATTTCTTACCTTATCACCGTATATCATCGGAGGAATTAAGAATACTTCGATTATTGCAGGAGATGCGTATGGGCTGGGTGGTGGTGAGTTACCGAAGTTAAAATTGCGATCGCTATATCATCATGATTCCGAACTATTTTTGCGATATCAATTTGACCTTTCAATTTGATCTTTAAGTATGACTACTGTTGCGCTCGTTGCGTTTATTTTCCTGCGAATAGGTTTCTGGCTATTCGCGCCCCCAAATCCCGATGAAGCTTACTATTGGCTGTGGGGACAGCATTTAGATTTTTCCTATTTCGACCATCCACCTTTGCAATCATGGATACAGGGACTGATTACGGCGGTTTTCGGTAAGTCTCTCTTTACTTTGCGATCACTGAATCTGATTACCAATGGCATCTTTTTCTATACCTATTACCGAATTCTTCAATATCTCTATGGTGATTGCGCTAGGCGTTATATCTGGTGGATCATTCTCGCCATAAGCGCATCCCCTCTATATAGCATCATGTTGTCCTTGGCATGGCATGACCATCTGGCGATTACTTTAAGTTTGGTAGGTGCTTATTTATGTATCAGGTTTCTTGATGAATATCGCGTGAATGGCAATGGTGCAAATTGGCGACTATATGGCTGTGCGATCGCTTTAGCGCTAGCACTAATCACCAAATACAATTCCCTATTTATGACTTTGGGGTTGTTAGTAGCGATCGCTACGCATCCTCAATTAAGAAAGCTGTTTAGGGATTTACGGATTTGGCTATGTGTAGCCATCTATGCGATCATCTTTTCCCCAGTTATCCATTGGAACTATAGCAATAACTTTCAATCCTTCCGTTTTTATGTCAATCGTAGTGTTGATACTGGCACACCGATCATGCGATTGCTTGAGCCTTTGGGCTTTGTTGGTATCTCACTATTAATGCTTTCTCCCTTTATCGCATGGTTGTTATGGAAAGGATTTTTTAAGGAATTGCCACGACAGGAAACGGTCTATAAACATATTGCCCTATGGACATTCGCCGTGCCGACAGTTCTGCTGATGCTCATCTCTCTTGTTTCCACAGCGCTCTATTATTGGAATATTCATGCATACCTATTGCTGTTTCCACTATTACCCTTAGCCGTTTCCTCGATCAATGGCAGAGTTGCTGGCGGTAAGAGTAAAGTTTTTTATGCAGCACAGGGGATTGGCTTATTATTTACGACTCTCTTTGTTTGGAATTCCTGTATATTTCCTGTAAGTGCGTTATGGGGAAAAGATGGGGATCAAGATGGCAGAATGTTATTTGGCTGGAGTGAAGTTGTCGCCGAAGTGCAAAAAATTGCGAATACTTTACCCGAAAAGCCTTTGATCGTTACTTCTGATTATCGCTCGGCTGCTGCTCTTGCCTTTGAAATGCATAATTCTCAGGTTACGGCACTTTCTAAACGCATTAGTCAATTTACAATTTGGAATTTACAAAATGCGACACAACAAACTGGCAAAAGTGCAATTTTAATCTCCGATCAATGGTATCCATTAACCGATGAGGCGATCGCACATTTCGAGCAAGTAAAACCTGTTAGTAAAGTGGCGATTTCTCGATTTGGTGTGGACTTAAAGATCTACGAAATTGCGATCGGTAAGAATTATCAACCATAAAGATATATGAATAGTCTATGCTTTGCATCGACTATTCATATATTTTCTTAGCTACTTACACGGGAACGACATTCTCGGCACTGGTCTTTTAAAACGTGATCGGCGTATTAATGCCTTTTTTATCGGTTTGAAATGGGCGTTTCAAAAACTAACCCTCATTTTCAACTGACCAGTGCCCTTATACCTAACTATAAAGTTACTAAACATTACAATTGATCTTCATGCAGAGCGATCGCACTTTACAGACGAACTAATAAAATTTTTAAAAGCGTTGTTTTGCAACGCTTTTAAAAATTTTATTGTGGTTCATTTATCTGAATTATATAAGTCGATTTAGACCTGAAACTAGCTGCATAATCTCTCGTATATTAATGGGTTTACTGATGTAATCATTCATACCCGCATCGAAATAAGCTTGGCGATCTTCGGGCAGGATATTGGCAGTCATGGCAACGATCTGTAAGTGCGAATTTTCGGGACTTTGACGAATCAATTTCGTTGCTGTCAATCCATCCATTTCAGGCATTTGGATATCCATGAGAATTAAGTCATAGGAATGAGTTTGGATTGCTTGTAAAGCATCTAAGCCATTTTTAGCTAAATCAGGTTGATAACCTAATGTTTTAAGAATTTTGGTGGTAATTAGTTGGTTAGATGGATTGTCTTCTACCAATAAAATTTGCAAAGGAGATTTTTCGGCTAATTGGGAATCGATCTCAAGGGTCGCGGTTACAGATGTTTGCCGATCAATTGACTCTTTCTCGTTCTTAGAAGTTGAACTAGCGATCGTAAAATGAAATATCGAACCTTGGATTGACCCTTTAGTGGAGGATGACGACTTCCAGTCTAGGCTAGGCTTGCCCCCAATTCGACCAAAACTTTCGAACCAAATCGTGCCACCCAACAATTCCACAAGACGCTTACTAATTGCTAAACCCAATCCAGTTCCGCCATATTTACGGTTAATGGAGACATCAGCTTGAGTAAATGGTTGAAATAATTGGTCGATTAAATCGCCATGAATGCCAACACCTGTATCCGCGATCGCAAACTTAAGTATGTATTTGTTGCCTGACGAATTACTTGATGAAGTTACAAAAACTTTCACCTCACCAACTTGAGTGAATTTAATCGCGTTACCGATCAGATTTAGCAAAATTTGACGTAGGCGGTGGCGATCGCTACAAACTGTAGTTGGAACATGAGGGTCGATCTCATATTGGAGGTTAATTTGCTTAGCGATCGCTTGACTATTTAAGAGTCGGCAAACCCAACTGATTAGCTCTTCTAAGTTGAATTCCCATTCTTCTATGGCTAACATCCCTGATTCAATTTTCGAGAAGTCGAGAATATCGTTAATTATGTTTAAGACCGCGTCCCCACAATCTTTGATTGTTTTCACAAAATCTGCTTGTTCTTGATCTAGCTCCGTAGTTTCCAGAAGTTGTGCCATTCCTAACATCCCATTCATTGGAGTGCGAATTTCATGACTCATATTTGCTAAAAATGCACTTTTTGCTTTAGTAGCCTCTTCTGCGGCCTCTTTGGCTTTGAGTAATTCCATTTCAGTGTGTTTGCGGATAGTAATATCCGCTATGCGAGCCAGACTAAAATGTCCTTCTCCAAAATTAATTCTCTTAAGCAAAAGATCTCCCCAAAATTCTCGTCCTTTGAAAGTGACATATTCTAACTCAAATTGACAAAAACCTTTTGTCTCAACTTCTCGATTGATCCAAACAAGTTCCTTTGCCGTGAACCTGTGCTTGTGAAGAGTGTTACCCACGATGTTAAGCAATAGCTCTTTACGATCTACTTCAAATAGTTCGATGGCTTTCTGATTGCAATCAAATATGAGTGAAGTATTACTATCAAGTAGGAACAATGCATCGGTGGATTCATTAAAAAGTAGTTCTCGAAGATCGTGGCTGTAGTTTAGCTCCTGTTCTAGTTTCTTGCGATCGCTAATATCGCGAATCAGGACTATAGCTTCATTATTACCACTGGCAACAATCCGAGCCTCTTGATAATGTATTTCTCCATTGAGCAAAATTTGGTATTCATAAAGTTGCGATTTCCCAGTCTGAAAAGCTTGTTCAATATAATACATTCGCTCTTGTGCAAATTCTGTCGGGAGAAAATCAAAGATGCTATTGCCGATAAATTTTTCTGGCGAAACCAAAAACTTCATATTATCTGGGGAAATTGCATCTAAACAAATACCTTCTCGGCTAGTCCGAATAATCATATCTGGGATCGCATCAATCAAGGCTTGATTGATGGCAACAGCTTGCCGTAAATTTTCTTCGGTTTGTTTTTGTTCACTCAAGTCAATATCTAAACAATAGAGTTCCTGTTCTCCTTCAGTGTTCCTCAACATTACATGACTAGAATAAACAGCTACTCTAGAACCATCTTTACGCATTAAGCTCAGTTCATCGGGTGGAATAGGTTGCCCATTTATGAGCCAATTTTGAATTGCAGCAATTACCCCTTTTCGCATCTCTGGAGGAACAATCAGATCTTCAAGTTTCCGACCGATTGCCTCAGCCTTGGTATAACCATAAAGATATTCGCTTGCATCATTCCAATAAATTACTTGACGTTGAAGGTTATAACCTTGGACTGAGATTTTTTGGGTGGACTCAAATAAGCTACGAAATCTCTGCTCACTTTTTTCTAGCAATGCGGCGGCTTGTTTGCGATCGCTAATATCTATCAGAATTCCATTCCAAATAATTACCCCACTTTCTTCGTAACTGGGAATCGACTTTCCTAAAATCCACTTGACTTTTCTGCTGGTTGTTTGAATGCGAAATTCAAAATCCCAAGGTTCTAGAGTCTGAGCCGAAACAGCAATGGATTGCTGCAATAATTCCCAGTCTTCAGGAAAAATTAAATCCCAAACAGCTTGGATGTCGTTAATGGCAAGTTCTGGTGAAATCTCCGCTAGTTCTTGAATGCCCTGACTGGCGAAAGGCATACTGAATTTCCCTTCTGGGCTAAGGCGCAATTGGTAAACTACACCCGGTATTGCATCGGTTAGATTGCGGAGTTTAAGTTCATTTTCTCGCAAGGCTATCTCAGCTTGCGTGCGTTTGGCTTCATTCTTTAGGCGATCACTAATATCCTGAAAAGTGGCGATCGCATAAACAACCCGTCCCTGTTGATCGAAAATAGGCGTAGCTGTTACTTCTAAAGGCACTATGCGATCGGGGCAATGAACCTCTAGATCACTAACTTGAATTGTTTCTCCTGCAAATGCGCGACTGCTAGGCAAATCTTGAATCGGATATGGTTCTTCAGTGCCAGCACGATATATTGGGAAAAACTCTGAAGGGTGATCGGTTTCGGATTCTGAGTAGTGATTAGTACCAAGTAGCGATCGCCCTACATTGTTGATATAAATTAGTTGTCCAGTTGCATCATGGACAGCAATTCCCATCGGTGTCGCATCCAAAAATTGGATCGGATGGCTTTCGCTGACTGACAAAGATGCATTAGCGACAAGTGACTCCACTAGACGCTTGACATTAGTTGGTGTGTTTTCCCAATCTTCTGGAGAAATCTGCTCAGATCCTAAAGGAGACTGTTTTTCCATAATTACAACATAGACAGGCTTGCTTCAATTCATTTATTGGGTGTAAGTAGCTAGGCATAAGTAACCTTAGCCCGCTACATGGGCGAACCACGCTACTTGGTTTTGGTTTTTGATTATGTTGAACTACTTATTTGAGATGCGCTTAAACAATGAGTTTTTTCGCTTCTTCTACTTGAATCCTGACTTGCTCAAAGCCAGTTCCTCCATAACTATTGCGAACCTTAACTACCTGTGCAGGGGCGATCGCCTCAACGATATCTGCTTCTAACTGAGGATGGAAAGTCTTCCAACGCTCAACGGATAAATCCTTAAGCAAAATCCCTTCGCTAGTACAGGTTTTTACCAATTTCCCGACTAATTGATATGCCTCACGGAAAGGAACCCCCTTAGCCGCAAGATAATCAGCAACATCGGTGGCATTAGAGAAGTCCTCAGCAACTGCCTCAGCAAGTCGCTTAGGCTGAAATTCGATCCCTTCTTCAACTAAAATTGTCATTGCTTCTAAACAGGCACGAACCGTAACCACAGCATCAAAAATTCCTTCCTTATCCTCTTGCATATCCTTGTTATAAGCCAGAGGTAAGCCCTTGATGATGGTCAGTAATCCCTGCAAATGTCCGAATACCCGTCCTGTTTTACCACGCACTAATTCGGGAACGTCAGGATTTTTCTTTTGGGGCATGATGCTGGAGCCGGTACTGACGCGATCGCTGAGTTTGACAAAGCTAAATTCCTGTGATGACCAGAGAATCACTTCTTCAGACAGGCGGCTAAGATGCGCCATGATTAAACTCGCCGCACAGAGAAACTCCACTGCAAAATCGCGATCGGACACACCATCAAGGCTATTGCGTCCCACCGAGCCAAAATTTAATAGTTCAGCCGTGTAATGGCGATCAATCGGATGGGGCGTACCTGCTAAAGCACCTGAACCGAGAGGCGACACATTGACACGGTTATATATTTCATCCAGCCTTGTCCAATCACGCTGTGCCATCTCAAAATAAGCAAGCAGATGATGCGCGAGGCTGATGGGCTGAGCGCGTTGCAAATGCGTATAGCCTGGAATAAAAGTCTCAATATATTGTTCAGCTTTATTCACGAGGGTTTTCTGCCATAGTCGCAGATCCCCTTGAATTTGACGAATCTGATCACGCAGATATAAACGCACATCCGTGGCAACTTGGTCATTACGTGATCGCGCTGTATGCACTTTTTTACCTACATCACCGATCAACTCGGTCAGGCGACGTTCCACCGCAAAATGAACATCCTCAGCGTCAACACCTGGATTAAAACTCCCAGAGCGATATTCTTGGCGGACTTGCTCTAAACCATTGACAAGTAGTTCCCCTTCTTCGGTACTAATGATCCCCACTTTCGCCAACATCCGCGAGTGCGCCTGCGAGCCTGTAATGTCATATTCAATTAAATTAATATCAAAACTAATGCTGGCATTAAATCTAGCGATCGCAGGATGCAGCGCGGTCTCGAAACGCTGACTCCAAGGTTGGGGGGCTTTTGGCTGACTCATACAAAAAAACTGTAGTACTCGAAAATTTAGTTTACTTTTTGACAGGAGGTTTTGCGCCTTTTTGTCAGTAATTTATTATTTAACTTCTTTCCTTAAGCCATTTCCGCACTGCACGAACAATTGAGTATTAGGTTTGCCAACTATATATAAGTAGCTCAACTTAATTAAAACCCAAACCAGAATTTTGTTCCGCCCGCTACGCGGGCGGAACAAAATTCTCGATTTTTAGTTTACTTATGTCTAGCTACTTAGCAGTCCTAAATCATTTGTAGATTTTTAGGTTTGTGGGAGGGCTCCCCGAAGGGGAACACTTCCACAAAACATTTAAGATTTATACATTTGGCAAAACAAACTTTTTCTATATCTAGTGTCTGCTATGATGCTTGATAGAAAATTAAACGCTAGATTTGTATATGGTGGCTCAAATTAAAACGGCTCAGATTAAGGCAAATCAGCCTAATCCTCATCACAACCAGACCAATCAGCCTAGGACTAACCTCGCTATTACCAATTCACCAAAAAACATATCTCTCGTGACACCAATTAAAGGCAATGTTCAGGTTTTTATTGCGCCCCATCGTAACCTTTATACCGATATCATCGCCCAAGGCTTACGAATAGCGGGGCAAGGCACACAGGTATTACTTGTCCAACTCTTTCAATCAGGCATTAATCAAGGCTTGAGTAATCCTCGTCGGTTGGTAGAAAATCTTGAATGGCTTCGTTGTGACGCTCAGCGTGATCTGTCTAACTCTGAAATCGGATTGACAGATGAGGAAAAGACCGCAGTTTTAGAATTGTGGGACTATGCCAAGATTGCTATTAAGTCTGGCAATGCAGGTTTAGTTGTTCTGGATGAGGCAAATTTGCTCGTGGCGCGATCACTAATTACTGAAGAAGAGTTGCTCAATGTGCTAGAAACGCGATCGCCTAAAGTAAATATCATTTTGACGGGTATTGCGATGCCAGTAAGTATTGCTGATTATGCTGATCAAGTTACCCATCGCCGCAATTAATCCGCTCTGCAATTTAAGCAAAGGGATCAAGAAAGCTCGCTGAGCGGGCTTTCATGAACCCAACTTAAAGGCTTCAAGGAATAAGCCATAAATGACACCAATCTTCAGCGAATTTAATAATTCTTGGATTAATGGTCGCGGAGCCAAGCTACCATCTGCAAGAGTTACTCGATTAGCGCTATAGATAAATCGGCTAATGACTTCTACAATCACAACTGTTACTCCTGCCGCGATAATATCTAAATTTGATTTAGCACCTGTTGAAGTGGAGATCACCGAAGCCAAAAAGAATCCCATTAATAAACTAATCAAGATCAAAGATGATCGCCGCCAAGACTGACGTGACCAACGTGATATCTGTCCAGAGAAAACGGTTACAATAGTGCTGATTCGAGTATTTTGCATAGTTATGTATTTGCATATGTGTTTGCAAAGCTATTAACGCTAATTTTATTACGTCAGTTCCTCAATGAGTAATGATTTATATAGGTTACTTTTAATTGATAGCGATCGCATTTTTCGGATGGGGATGCGGGCTTGGTTGGCACAGTTTTCTGACTTGGAAGTTGTGGCGGAAGTCAATACTGCTGAGGCAGTTTTTGAACTCCTTAGCGATGATGCAATAGACCTTGATTTGATATTACTTGATCTCAACCTAGAACGTAGTAATTCTGAGGCTAGCTCTATACATCTATCAGGGTTAGAACTTTGTCAGCAACTAAAGACAAAATATCCAGATTTACCGATTTTGTTGCTAATTTCAACCCAGCCGACCGAAGTAGTGGCGATCGCTTTACGGGCTGGCGTGGAAGGGTATTGTCTCAAAGGAGCTAATCCTGAAGAACTAATTATTGCTATTCGTCAAGTTGCCGCAGGAGAAATTTATCTAGGCGATCCCAATTCTCTTCAGATTAACCAAACTAAGCAGCCATTAAACCTACCTAATGAACCAGTTAGTGTACTATCCATTATTCGTCATAATTTCTATTTGTCGGGACTGAGACAAATTGATCGTGCTCTATATGAAGTTAAGGCAAATTTAGAGGAAGTCAATCCTCAACAACTGGGAGAACGCCTAACTCAATTAGTTTTAGCAGGACAGGTACGAGAGTTAAAAGCAGCGCGTTGGTTAATCCATCAACTATGGAAACCCTCAAAAAGACCAAATATTCTGTCGTCATCGAATGAGGTAATTCCAAATAACCTAGCTAGTGATGTCGAAGTTGTGAATCCTCAAGTGGATATCAGTGGACTAACGAAGGAGTCAAATACGCTGGCAGTTCAAGCAAGTCTATGGGATCGAACTGTCGAGAAGTTGCAGTCAAATTTAGTGAATCTGAGTAAGACTCCTTTAGAAATTGATATTTTGAAGGATGAGAAAAAACGGGAACTGTTATATATTGCACTGCGGCAGGTGGAGCAAAGCTTGACAGAATTACGCTTCTCTGAGATTCAATCATCGCAACTGCATGATCAAATTTCAACAATTTTAAAAAATATTTGGCAGGAAACGGTTATTAACTTTTTTGGTAAATATTATTGTCTGAGTAATTATTTAGATAATTCAGAAATAAATATTGTTGATGTACTACTAAAAGATGTTGCAATTGTCGAAATTGCTTTCTTAAATAAAATTCCGCAGATTGAGAATTTCTTATCCCATTTACTTTTTGAGACTGAATTAATAGTTAATAATGCTAATTTAGCAATTGGTACGCCTGAAGCAATGCGGAGAGCTGAATTAATTCTCGATAATTTATTGATTCAAATTGCCAATGGCGTAATCTACCCGCTTTTAAATCATTTTGCTGATGTGGAAGAAATTAAGCAAAGATTCTATCGCTACAACTTATTACCTACTCGTGAAATTGAACGATTTCGTAATGATTTGTCTTGGAAATATCGATTGGAGAAATATATTACTAATCCACAGTTGATTTTTGAAAGTCGCCAAGTTCTATTTGCTTTTGCAAATTCAGGAATCAAGCAAGTTAGAATCTATGCACCACGTAGTCAGGAATTACAACAATTAGAAGGAATTCAACTAGCAGTAACTTTAGTTCTAGAGCTACAAGATGCGATCGCACCAAGATTCAAGTCAGCGATCGCCTTTATCGGTAGTGGATTTGTGTATGTCTTAACCAATGTGATTGGACGCGGGATTGGGCTAATCGGACGTGGTGTATTACAAGGGATTGGTACTGCTTGGCAAGAAAGTCGTCCTAAACCTAAGAAGTGATACTGAAGTGTTGCACAAAGTATCACTTCAGTATCACTTCTTAGGTAAGTTTGTCGTTTGTAGCATCCATAATATTAGCAAATTTTTTTTTGATGTATCAGTGATTTATTGGTGCAAGCCTCTCAAAACTCTAGCAATAAATAAGCTTCAAAAATCACCCAATTATTTAAATCCCTGCATGTCCCATTGCAATACCTGCGACTAGCATCCCAATCACAAGGAAGGGTTGAGCGCTTGCCTGATATTTGACATCGTTCTTCAGTGGATCGCGGAGGAAGTACATATCTTGGAAGGTTATCTGGGGAATTACTAATAGCACGATTAAACTCGCTAATAGTTGCTGCCCGACCGTAACTAGATAGACAGCAATTCCAATTTGGAAAACATCGATCGCTGTTGCGGAGATCAATGCTGCCTTCTGTACCCCAAAGATCACGGGTAAAGACTGCAAGCCTAATTCGCGATCGCCTTCCACGCTCTTGAAGTCGTTAACTACAGCAATCCCTAAGCCTGCGAAACTGTAAATCAAGGTGACAATTACCACAGTCGCATTCAGATGCCCGTAAAGTGCATGACCTGCCCACCAAGGTAGGGCGATATAGCTGGCTCCAAGA includes:
- a CDS encoding RibD family protein, which codes for MYNAFYSSHDRIYSFEELAFPIDGVEINGDRSANLFSKRPYIVFNMVSSVDGKATTYAGQLTGLGSRPDRHLMKRLRSQVDAVLAGGGTLRHDAFIPTLPPELVEERQQHFEHPQPLGIVVSSSGNLPRDHRFWNAGKDLRIVLLGENTSAEAWLYEKAQVFRFPIQDQQIDLKQVLAMLYTKLSIKRLLVEGGATLNYALISQGFADELFLTLSPYIIGGIKNTSIIAGDAYGLGGGELPKLKLRSLYHHDSELFLRYQFDLSI
- a CDS encoding ArnT family glycosyltransferase; its protein translation is MTTVALVAFIFLRIGFWLFAPPNPDEAYYWLWGQHLDFSYFDHPPLQSWIQGLITAVFGKSLFTLRSLNLITNGIFFYTYYRILQYLYGDCARRYIWWIILAISASPLYSIMLSLAWHDHLAITLSLVGAYLCIRFLDEYRVNGNGANWRLYGCAIALALALITKYNSLFMTLGLLVAIATHPQLRKLFRDLRIWLCVAIYAIIFSPVIHWNYSNNFQSFRFYVNRSVDTGTPIMRLLEPLGFVGISLLMLSPFIAWLLWKGFFKELPRQETVYKHIALWTFAVPTVLLMLISLVSTALYYWNIHAYLLLFPLLPLAVSSINGRVAGGKSKVFYAAQGIGLLFTTLFVWNSCIFPVSALWGKDGDQDGRMLFGWSEVVAEVQKIANTLPEKPLIVTSDYRSAAALAFEMHNSQVTALSKRISQFTIWNLQNATQQTGKSAILISDQWYPLTDEAIAHFEQVKPVSKVAISRFGVDLKIYEIAIGKNYQP
- a CDS encoding PAS domain S-box protein, whose product is MEKQSPLGSEQISPEDWENTPTNVKRLVESLVANASLSVSESHPIQFLDATPMGIAVHDATGQLIYINNVGRSLLGTNHYSESETDHPSEFFPIYRAGTEEPYPIQDLPSSRAFAGETIQVSDLEVHCPDRIVPLEVTATPIFDQQGRVVYAIATFQDISDRLKNEAKRTQAEIALRENELKLRNLTDAIPGVVYQLRLSPEGKFSMPFASQGIQELAEISPELAINDIQAVWDLIFPEDWELLQQSIAVSAQTLEPWDFEFRIQTTSRKVKWILGKSIPSYEESGVIIWNGILIDISDRKQAAALLEKSEQRFRSLFESTQKISVQGYNLQRQVIYWNDASEYLYGYTKAEAIGRKLEDLIVPPEMRKGVIAAIQNWLINGQPIPPDELSLMRKDGSRVAVYSSHVMLRNTEGEQELYCLDIDLSEQKQTEENLRQAVAINQALIDAIPDMIIRTSREGICLDAISPDNMKFLVSPEKFIGNSIFDFLPTEFAQERMYYIEQAFQTGKSQLYEYQILLNGEIHYQEARIVASGNNEAIVLIRDISDRKKLEQELNYSHDLRELLFNESTDALFLLDSNTSLIFDCNQKAIELFEVDRKELLLNIVGNTLHKHRFTAKELVWINREVETKGFCQFELEYVTFKGREFWGDLLLKRINFGEGHFSLARIADITIRKHTEMELLKAKEAAEEATKAKSAFLANMSHEIRTPMNGMLGMAQLLETTELDQEQADFVKTIKDCGDAVLNIINDILDFSKIESGMLAIEEWEFNLEELISWVCRLLNSQAIAKQINLQYEIDPHVPTTVCSDRHRLRQILLNLIGNAIKFTQVGEVKVFVTSSSNSSGNKYILKFAIADTGVGIHGDLIDQLFQPFTQADVSINRKYGGTGLGLAISKRLVELLGGTIWFESFGRIGGKPSLDWKSSSSTKGSIQGSIFHFTIASSTSKNEKESIDRQTSVTATLEIDSQLAEKSPLQILLVEDNPSNQLITTKILKTLGYQPDLAKNGLDALQAIQTHSYDLILMDIQMPEMDGLTATKLIRQSPENSHLQIVAMTANILPEDRQAYFDAGMNDYISKPINIREIMQLVSGLNRLI
- the argH gene encoding argininosuccinate lyase, with the translated sequence MSQPKAPQPWSQRFETALHPAIARFNASISFDINLIEYDITGSQAHSRMLAKVGIISTEEGELLVNGLEQVRQEYRSGSFNPGVDAEDVHFAVERRLTELIGDVGKKVHTARSRNDQVATDVRLYLRDQIRQIQGDLRLWQKTLVNKAEQYIETFIPGYTHLQRAQPISLAHHLLAYFEMAQRDWTRLDEIYNRVNVSPLGSGALAGTPHPIDRHYTAELLNFGSVGRNSLDGVSDRDFAVEFLCAASLIMAHLSRLSEEVILWSSQEFSFVKLSDRVSTGSSIMPQKKNPDVPELVRGKTGRVFGHLQGLLTIIKGLPLAYNKDMQEDKEGIFDAVVTVRACLEAMTILVEEGIEFQPKRLAEAVAEDFSNATDVADYLAAKGVPFREAYQLVGKLVKTCTSEGILLKDLSVERWKTFHPQLEADIVEAIAPAQVVKVRNSYGGTGFEQVRIQVEEAKKLIV
- a CDS encoding cob(I)yrinic acid a,c-diamide adenosyltransferase, producing the protein MVAQIKTAQIKANQPNPHHNQTNQPRTNLAITNSPKNISLVTPIKGNVQVFIAPHRNLYTDIIAQGLRIAGQGTQVLLVQLFQSGINQGLSNPRRLVENLEWLRCDAQRDLSNSEIGLTDEEKTAVLELWDYAKIAIKSGNAGLVVLDEANLLVARSLITEEELLNVLETRSPKVNIILTGIAMPVSIADYADQVTHRRN
- a CDS encoding DUF565 domain-containing protein, which gives rise to MQNTRISTIVTVFSGQISRWSRQSWRRSSLILISLLMGFFLASVISTSTGAKSNLDIIAAGVTVVIVEVISRFIYSANRVTLADGSLAPRPLIQELLNSLKIGVIYGLFLEAFKLGS
- a CDS encoding DUF3685 domain-containing protein — protein: MSNDLYRLLLIDSDRIFRMGMRAWLAQFSDLEVVAEVNTAEAVFELLSDDAIDLDLILLDLNLERSNSEASSIHLSGLELCQQLKTKYPDLPILLLISTQPTEVVAIALRAGVEGYCLKGANPEELIIAIRQVAAGEIYLGDPNSLQINQTKQPLNLPNEPVSVLSIIRHNFYLSGLRQIDRALYEVKANLEEVNPQQLGERLTQLVLAGQVRELKAARWLIHQLWKPSKRPNILSSSNEVIPNNLASDVEVVNPQVDISGLTKESNTLAVQASLWDRTVEKLQSNLVNLSKTPLEIDILKDEKKRELLYIALRQVEQSLTELRFSEIQSSQLHDQISTILKNIWQETVINFFGKYYCLSNYLDNSEINIVDVLLKDVAIVEIAFLNKIPQIENFLSHLLFETELIVNNANLAIGTPEAMRRAELILDNLLIQIANGVIYPLLNHFADVEEIKQRFYRYNLLPTREIERFRNDLSWKYRLEKYITNPQLIFESRQVLFAFANSGIKQVRIYAPRSQELQQLEGIQLAVTLVLELQDAIAPRFKSAIAFIGSGFVYVLTNVIGRGIGLIGRGVLQGIGTAWQESRPKPKK